The Planctomycetia bacterium genome includes a region encoding these proteins:
- the thiC gene encoding phosphomethylpyrimidine synthase, which translates to MTQFERARSNEITPEMRFVAGREDLPEELIRAEVARGRMVIPANRVHLGKRLEPMAIGIAALTKINANIGNSAVTSDLRTELDKLHMAVHHGADTVMDLSTGKDIDTIRQAIIDASPVPIGTVPIYQMLEELGGDIDEMRPQHFLDMCERQARQGVDYMTVHAGLLQEHLHLTMNRITGIVSRGGALIARWMMTHRQQNPLYTHFEDLCDIFREYDVTWSLGDGLRPGSIADASDAAQFAELHILGELTRRAWKKGCQVMVEGPGHVPMDQIDMNVKRQMEECDEAPFYVLGPLVTDIAPGYDHITSAIGAALAGWSGAAMLCYVTPKEHLGLPDADDVRQGVIAYKIAAHAADLARHRKNARVRDDALSRARFNFDWNEQFRLALDPETARRYHDETLPQETFKSAHFCSMCGPKYCSMKISQEIRDMAAAEPAAVSLPVVQPAS; encoded by the coding sequence ATGACCCAGTTCGAACGTGCCCGCAGCAACGAAATCACCCCCGAGATGCGGTTCGTCGCCGGCCGCGAGGACCTCCCCGAGGAGTTGATCCGTGCCGAGGTCGCCCGCGGCCGGATGGTGATCCCTGCCAACCGCGTGCACCTCGGCAAGCGGCTCGAGCCGATGGCCATCGGCATCGCCGCCCTCACGAAGATCAACGCCAACATCGGCAATTCGGCCGTGACCAGCGACCTGCGGACCGAGCTCGACAAGCTCCACATGGCGGTCCACCACGGTGCCGACACCGTCATGGACCTGTCCACGGGCAAGGACATCGACACCATTCGGCAGGCGATCATCGACGCCTCGCCGGTGCCGATCGGCACGGTGCCGATCTACCAGATGCTCGAAGAACTCGGCGGCGACATCGACGAGATGCGGCCGCAGCACTTCCTCGACATGTGCGAACGGCAGGCCCGACAGGGCGTGGACTACATGACCGTCCATGCCGGGCTGCTCCAGGAGCACCTCCACCTGACGATGAACCGGATCACCGGCATCGTCAGCCGTGGCGGCGCGCTCATCGCCCGCTGGATGATGACGCACCGCCAACAGAACCCGCTGTACACGCACTTCGAGGACCTGTGCGACATCTTCCGGGAATACGACGTCACCTGGAGTCTCGGGGACGGGCTCCGGCCGGGATCGATCGCCGACGCCAGCGACGCCGCGCAGTTCGCCGAATTGCACATCCTCGGCGAACTGACCCGGCGGGCCTGGAAGAAGGGCTGCCAGGTGATGGTCGAGGGTCCGGGGCACGTGCCGATGGACCAGATCGACATGAACGTCAAGCGGCAGATGGAGGAGTGCGACGAGGCGCCGTTCTACGTCCTCGGGCCGCTCGTCACCGACATCGCGCCGGGCTACGACCACATCACAAGCGCCATCGGTGCGGCGCTCGCCGGCTGGAGCGGCGCGGCGATGCTCTGTTACGTGACGCCCAAGGAGCACCTCGGCCTCCCCGATGCCGACGATGTCAGGCAGGGGGTGATCGCCTACAAGATCGCCGCCCACGCCGCCGATCTGGCCCGGCACCGGAAGAACGCCCGGGTCCGCGACGACGCCCTGTCGCGTGCCCGGTTCAACTTCGACTGGAACGAGCAGTTTCGCCTCGCCCTCGACCCGGAGACGGCCCGCCGCTACCACGACGAGACGCTCCCCCAGGAGACGTTCAAGAGCGCCCACTTCTGCAGCATGTGCGGACCGAAGTACTGCTCGATGAAGATCTCGCAGGAGATCCGCGACATGGCGGCGGCGGAGCCGGCGGCCGTGTCGCTGCCCGTCGTGCAGCCGGCGTCCTGA
- the cysS gene encoding cysteine--tRNA ligase, producing MSMTDTGRTGATAGNGLPTIEIYSTLTRGKAPLVTVQPGHVGMYLCGPTVYKPSHIGHMVGPVIFDTVKRHLVYSGWRVTWVVNITDVDDKIIAESATRGTTMADLAAEMTADYLENLAALGVTGIDVMPKATEHIGTIIAFIEGLIARGQAYASDGDVYFDVTRDADYGKLTNRSVEQMQGEGGSTAERKKSAADFALWKRAKPGEPAWDSPWGPGRPGWHIECSAMSKALLGPHFDIHGGGLDLVFPHHENEIAQSESLHDCPMATFWMHNGLMQAAGAAGKVGGRPRGDAAGADDAAAQAATKISKSTGAEPFKNLLARHRPEAIRVLLLSTHYRSPIHFGEEPLGESARAMEAFERLFARYARISGRTFYGLACRDRRAGDAAVAAAGPDVGPLRDKFLAAMDDDFNTAIALATLYDLVRVVNKFIDQHGLEAKQPAAELATLDAMLLVLRELTGVLGLFLEPPRAQAGGADEGLVAKLMELVIEIRANARKAKDFATADLIRDRLTAAGIALEDRPGGTGWTRTS from the coding sequence ATGAGCATGACGGACACGGGGCGGACGGGCGCGACGGCGGGGAATGGCCTGCCGACGATCGAGATCTACAGCACGCTGACCCGCGGCAAGGCGCCGCTGGTCACCGTCCAGCCAGGCCACGTGGGGATGTATCTGTGCGGCCCCACGGTCTACAAGCCGAGCCACATCGGCCACATGGTCGGCCCGGTGATCTTCGACACCGTGAAGCGCCACCTCGTCTATTCAGGCTGGCGCGTGACGTGGGTCGTCAACATCACCGACGTCGACGACAAGATCATCGCCGAGAGCGCCACCCGCGGCACGACGATGGCGGACCTCGCCGCCGAGATGACGGCCGACTACCTGGAAAACCTGGCCGCGCTGGGCGTGACCGGCATCGACGTCATGCCCAAGGCCACCGAGCACATCGGCACGATCATCGCCTTCATCGAGGGGCTGATCGCCAGGGGACAGGCCTACGCCAGTGACGGCGACGTCTACTTCGACGTCACCCGCGACGCCGACTACGGCAAGCTCACCAACCGCTCCGTCGAGCAGATGCAGGGGGAGGGAGGCTCGACCGCGGAGCGGAAGAAGTCGGCGGCCGACTTCGCCCTCTGGAAGCGGGCCAAGCCGGGCGAACCCGCCTGGGACAGCCCCTGGGGTCCGGGCCGGCCGGGCTGGCACATCGAGTGCTCGGCCATGAGCAAGGCGCTCCTCGGGCCGCACTTCGACATCCACGGCGGCGGCCTCGACCTCGTGTTTCCGCATCACGAGAACGAGATCGCCCAGAGCGAGTCGCTCCACGACTGCCCGATGGCGACCTTCTGGATGCACAACGGGCTGATGCAGGCGGCCGGCGCCGCCGGCAAGGTCGGGGGCCGGCCGCGCGGTGATGCGGCCGGCGCCGACGATGCCGCCGCGCAGGCGGCCACCAAGATCTCCAAGTCCACCGGCGCCGAGCCGTTCAAGAACCTCCTCGCCCGCCATCGGCCCGAGGCGATCCGCGTCCTCCTGCTCTCGACGCACTACCGCTCCCCGATCCACTTCGGCGAGGAGCCGCTCGGCGAGAGCGCTCGGGCGATGGAGGCCTTCGAACGGCTCTTTGCCCGCTACGCGCGGATCAGCGGCCGGACATTCTACGGACTGGCCTGCCGCGACCGGCGGGCCGGCGACGCGGCCGTGGCTGCCGCCGGCCCCGACGTCGGGCCGCTGCGCGACAAGTTCCTCGCCGCCATGGACGACGACTTCAACACGGCGATCGCCCTGGCGACGCTCTACGACCTCGTCCGCGTCGTCAACAAGTTCATCGACCAGCACGGCCTGGAGGCGAAGCAGCCGGCGGCGGAACTGGCCACGCTCGACGCGATGCTGCTCGTGCTCCGCGAACTGACGGGCGTGCTTGGCCTGTTCCTCGAGCCGCCGCGGGCGCAGGCCGGCGGCGCCGACGAGGGCCTCGTGGCGAAGCTCATGGAACTCGTCATCGAGATCCGGGCCAACGCCCGCAAGGCCAAGGACTTCGCCACTGCCGACCTGATCCGCGACCGGCTCACGGCCGCAGGCATCGCCCTCGAGGACCGGCCGGGGGGCACGGGCTGGACCCGCACCTCCTGA
- a CDS encoding ABC transporter ATP-binding protein, whose product MHNTVGSSPQEPVISVAGLAKEYRVYDKPEGLWASLRGLVRRRTRTVEALRGVDLEVGKGEFVALLGPNGAGKTTLLKLLSGVITPSRGTARVLGYVPWERADAFRRRFALVMGQRNQLWWDLPAAESFRLHREIYRLDPDRFARTRDELVDMLDVRRLILQPVRELSLGERMKLELVAALLHEPEVLFLDEPTIGLDVVAQHTIHEFLRHVQAERRVTVMLTTHYMKDVAALCERVVVITHGEILYDGSLAEIVDRFTTHKIVTLDLDEAPSRERVERFGFPCEVRGPQVVMRIDRQRIADVLPAILRGAGVRDVSVEDVPLEEIVAELFRTAPRRPAAAVPVEAGP is encoded by the coding sequence ATGCACAACACCGTCGGGAGCAGCCCCCAAGAGCCCGTGATTTCCGTTGCCGGACTGGCCAAGGAGTACCGGGTCTACGACAAGCCCGAGGGATTGTGGGCCAGCCTGCGGGGGCTGGTCCGGCGCCGCACCCGCACCGTGGAGGCGCTGCGTGGCGTGGATCTGGAGGTCGGGAAGGGGGAGTTCGTGGCCCTGCTCGGCCCCAACGGGGCCGGCAAGACGACGCTCCTCAAGCTGCTCTCCGGGGTCATCACCCCGTCGCGGGGCACGGCCCGGGTGCTCGGGTACGTCCCCTGGGAGCGGGCCGACGCGTTCCGGCGCCGGTTCGCCCTCGTCATGGGGCAGCGGAACCAACTGTGGTGGGATCTGCCCGCCGCCGAGAGCTTCCGGCTCCACCGGGAAATCTACCGGCTCGATCCCGACCGCTTCGCCCGAACCCGCGACGAGCTCGTCGACATGCTCGACGTGCGCCGGCTGATCCTCCAGCCGGTCCGCGAGCTGTCCCTCGGGGAGCGCATGAAGCTGGAGCTCGTCGCCGCGCTGCTCCACGAGCCCGAGGTGCTGTTCCTCGACGAGCCGACGATCGGCCTCGACGTGGTCGCGCAGCACACGATCCACGAGTTCCTCCGCCACGTGCAGGCGGAGCGCCGGGTGACCGTGATGCTCACCACCCACTACATGAAGGACGTGGCCGCCCTCTGCGAGCGGGTGGTGGTGATCACGCATGGCGAGATCCTCTACGACGGGTCGCTGGCAGAGATCGTCGACCGGTTCACGACCCACAAGATCGTGACGCTCGATCTCGACGAGGCCCCGTCCCGCGAGCGGGTCGAGCGGTTCGGCTTTCCCTGCGAGGTCCGCGGGCCGCAGGTCGTCATGCGGATCGATCGGCAGCGGATCGCCGACGTCCTCCCCGCGATCCTGCGCGGCGCCGGCGTTCGAGACGTCTCGGTCGAGGACGTGCCGCTGGAGGAGATCGTCGCCGAACTGTTCAGGACGGCCCCGCGCAGGCCCGCAGCCGCCGTTCCGGTCGAGGCGGGTCCATGA
- a CDS encoding ABC transporter permease: MNPYATTGGGMRGSLRAWWTMLAICLEDRLAYRGDFALGTLMRFLPIVTQVFLWTAVFAATTRADIAGYSREDIVAYYLLTMLTRAFSSMPGLAGGISRSIRDGSVKKYLVQPVDYVAFLLAARIAHKLVYYAVAFLPFVLVFFLCRGFFPPPPDAATIAAFLLALVLSFLLGFFMEATLGMLGFWILETSSIVFAYMLVQYLLSGHMFPIDMLAGIPLGGGVSLADVVRWLPFEYTAYFPAAIWLGKVRGWALVRDLAVEAAWVLVMIGACRLAWRRGTRRYSAFGG; encoded by the coding sequence ATGAATCCCTACGCCACGACCGGTGGTGGCATGCGCGGCAGCCTGCGGGCCTGGTGGACGATGCTCGCCATCTGCCTCGAGGATCGGCTCGCCTACCGGGGCGACTTCGCCCTCGGCACGCTGATGCGGTTCCTGCCGATCGTCACCCAGGTCTTCCTCTGGACGGCAGTCTTCGCCGCCACCACCCGGGCCGACATCGCCGGCTACTCGCGGGAGGACATCGTCGCCTACTATCTGCTGACGATGCTGACGCGGGCCTTTTCCAGCATGCCCGGGCTGGCCGGGGGCATCTCGCGGAGCATCCGCGACGGGTCGGTGAAGAAATACCTCGTCCAGCCGGTCGATTACGTCGCCTTCCTGCTGGCGGCCCGGATCGCCCACAAACTCGTCTACTACGCCGTGGCCTTCCTGCCGTTCGTCCTCGTGTTCTTCCTGTGCCGCGGATTCTTTCCCCCGCCCCCCGATGCCGCCACGATCGCCGCCTTCCTGCTTGCGCTCGTGCTCTCGTTTCTGCTCGGCTTCTTCATGGAGGCCACGCTCGGCATGCTCGGCTTCTGGATCCTCGAGACCTCGAGCATCGTCTTCGCCTACATGCTCGTGCAGTACCTGCTCTCCGGGCACATGTTTCCGATCGACATGCTGGCCGGGATTCCCCTGGGCGGCGGGGTGAGCCTCGCCGACGTGGTCCGCTGGCTGCCCTTCGAGTACACGGCCTACTTCCCGGCGGCGATCTGGCTGGGGAAGGTCCGCGGCTGGGCGCTCGTCCGCGACCTGGCGGTCGAGGCGGCCTGGGTGCTCGTCATGATCGGCGCCTGCCGGCTCGCCTGGCGCCGCG
- the ispF gene encoding 2-C-methyl-D-erythritol 2,4-cyclodiphosphate synthase, with translation MQRIGLGHDSHRLGPGDTLILGGVRIPHDRAAIGHSDADVLLHAVTDALLGAAALGDIGDLFPDTDPANRGRDSADMLRIAMDRVAAAGWRLVNLDCVIFAQRPKILPHREAIRRRIAAILAVPVSAVWLKAKTGEGIGPVGEERSIAAECVALIEN, from the coding sequence ATGCAGCGGATCGGACTCGGACACGACAGCCACAGGCTCGGCCCCGGCGACACGCTGATCCTCGGCGGCGTGCGCATTCCCCACGACCGGGCGGCCATCGGCCACAGCGACGCCGACGTCCTCCTGCATGCGGTCACCGACGCCCTGCTCGGCGCCGCCGCCCTCGGCGACATCGGCGACCTGTTTCCCGACACCGATCCTGCAAATCGCGGCCGCGATTCGGCCGACATGCTCCGCATCGCCATGGACCGCGTCGCGGCCGCCGGCTGGCGGCTCGTCAACCTGGATTGCGTGATTTTCGCCCAGCGGCCCAAAATCCTCCCGCACCGGGAGGCGATCCGGCGGCGGATCGCGGCGATCCTTGCCGTGCCCGTGTCGGCGGTCTGGCTCAAGGCCAAGACCGGCGAAGGGATCGGCCCGGTGGGCGAGGAGCGGAGCATCGCCGCGGAGTGCGTGGCGCTGATCGAGAACTGA
- the aroG-2 gene encoding 3-deoxy-7-phosphoheptulonate synthase: MIIVMQADATRQQLDHVVGRVESRGLRPHVIVGTERTVVAVVGDERGSATEGMDTLPGVAAVLPILAPYKVASREVQAEPTVIRAGSLVVGGSNVGVIAGPCSVESREQIVAAARGVKAAGATALRGGAFKPRTSPYSFQGLKERGLELLAEARAETGLAIVTEVVSPEDVPLVSRYADVLQIGARNMQNYRLLEAAGRTQTPVLLKRGPAATVEELLLAAEYILDAGNRQVMLCERGIRTFETHTRFTLPLATVPWLHARTHLPVVVDPSHGTGHANLVESMAAASVAAGADGLIVEVHPDPRSAASDGGQTLDLPAFARMMEVCRRVAGAVGRSISGTAAI; this comes from the coding sequence ATGATCATCGTGATGCAGGCGGACGCTACGCGGCAGCAGCTCGACCACGTCGTCGGCAGGGTCGAGTCCCGGGGCCTGCGGCCCCACGTCATCGTGGGCACCGAGCGAACCGTAGTGGCGGTCGTCGGCGACGAGCGCGGCTCGGCGACGGAGGGCATGGACACGCTGCCGGGCGTGGCCGCGGTGCTGCCGATCCTCGCTCCCTACAAGGTGGCCAGCCGCGAGGTGCAGGCAGAGCCGACCGTCATCCGCGCCGGGTCGCTGGTGGTCGGCGGCAGCAACGTGGGCGTGATCGCCGGGCCCTGCTCGGTGGAGAGCCGGGAGCAGATCGTGGCCGCGGCCCGGGGCGTGAAGGCGGCGGGCGCGACCGCGCTGCGCGGCGGTGCGTTCAAGCCGCGGACGAGCCCCTACAGCTTCCAGGGCCTGAAGGAGCGGGGGCTGGAGCTGCTCGCCGAGGCCCGCGCGGAGACCGGGCTGGCGATCGTCACGGAGGTGGTGTCGCCCGAGGACGTGCCGCTCGTCTCGCGGTATGCCGACGTGCTCCAGATCGGGGCCCGCAACATGCAGAACTACCGGCTCCTCGAGGCCGCGGGGCGGACGCAGACGCCGGTGCTCCTCAAGCGCGGCCCGGCGGCCACGGTCGAGGAACTGCTCCTCGCAGCGGAGTACATCCTCGACGCCGGCAACCGCCAGGTGATGCTCTGCGAGCGCGGAATCCGCACGTTCGAGACCCACACCCGGTTCACGCTCCCGCTGGCGACGGTGCCCTGGCTGCATGCCCGCACCCACCTGCCCGTCGTCGTCGACCCCTCGCACGGCACGGGGCATGCGAACCTGGTCGAGAGCATGGCGGCGGCGAGCGTCGCCGCCGGCGCCGACGGCCTGATCGTCGAGGTCCATCCCGACCCGCGGTCGGCGGCGAGCGACGGCGGCCAGACGCTCGACCTCCCCGCCTTCGCGCGGATGATGGAGGTCTGCCGGCGGGTGGCCGGTGCCGTGGGCCGGTCGATCAGCGGTACCGCCGCGATCTGA
- the gdhA gene encoding glutamate dehydrogenase, with translation MRASDATQMYFDRAADQLDLAADMRRLLLTAKREVQVQIPIERDSGELATFIGYRVQHNDARGPMKGGLRYHPQVDLDEVRALAALMTWKTAVVDIPYGGAKGGMAIDPAGFSQRELERLTRRFVDAIHDLFGPDVDIPAPDMGTSGDVMAWIMNQYGKYHGFSPACVTGKPVEYHGIPGREEATGRGVGSLTLKLLSRLGRRIPGTRVAIQGFGNVGSHTAKFLHDAECRIVAVSDAGGGFHRAEGFDVLELLRHAHAHGGRLAGFTGGDPLTNAELLACDCDVLVPAALGGVITAANAASIRAPIVVEGANAPTEPDADAILESRGIVVLPDILANAGGVTASWFEWVQNRQHYQWGINRVRQELDRILGEAFEQVWQLSTSRRVPLRTAAYMVGVGRVARATALGGIA, from the coding sequence ATGCGGGCCAGCGACGCGACCCAGATGTACTTCGACCGGGCTGCCGACCAGCTCGACCTTGCGGCCGATATGCGCCGGCTGCTGCTCACCGCCAAGCGCGAGGTGCAGGTGCAGATTCCCATCGAGCGGGATTCCGGCGAACTCGCCACCTTCATCGGCTACCGCGTGCAGCACAACGACGCCCGCGGCCCGATGAAGGGGGGCCTGCGCTACCATCCGCAGGTCGACCTCGACGAGGTGCGGGCGCTCGCCGCCCTCATGACCTGGAAGACCGCCGTTGTCGACATTCCCTACGGCGGCGCCAAGGGGGGCATGGCGATCGACCCGGCAGGCTTCTCGCAGCGGGAACTGGAGCGGCTCACGCGGCGGTTCGTCGACGCGATCCACGACCTGTTCGGGCCCGACGTCGACATCCCCGCACCCGACATGGGCACGAGCGGCGACGTGATGGCCTGGATCATGAACCAGTACGGGAAGTACCACGGCTTCTCGCCGGCCTGCGTGACGGGCAAGCCGGTCGAGTACCACGGCATCCCGGGACGCGAGGAGGCGACCGGCCGCGGCGTCGGCAGCCTGACGCTCAAGCTCCTCAGCCGGCTCGGCCGGCGGATCCCCGGCACGCGGGTCGCGATCCAGGGCTTCGGCAACGTCGGCAGCCACACGGCGAAGTTCCTCCACGACGCCGAGTGCCGCATCGTGGCGGTGAGCGATGCCGGCGGTGGGTTTCACCGGGCCGAGGGCTTCGACGTCCTCGAACTGCTCCGTCATGCCCACGCCCATGGCGGCCGGCTCGCCGGCTTCACGGGGGGCGATCCGCTCACCAACGCCGAGCTGCTCGCCTGCGACTGCGACGTGCTCGTCCCGGCGGCGCTGGGGGGCGTGATTACCGCTGCCAATGCCGCCTCCATCAGGGCCCCGATCGTCGTCGAGGGGGCAAACGCGCCGACGGAGCCCGACGCCGACGCGATCCTCGAGTCACGCGGGATCGTGGTGCTTCCCGACATCCTCGCCAATGCCGGCGGCGTGACGGCGAGCTGGTTCGAGTGGGTACAGAACCGGCAGCACTACCAATGGGGCATCAACCGGGTCCGACAGGAGCTCGACCGGATCCTCGGGGAGGCCTTCGAGCAGGTCTGGCAGCTCTCCACGAGCCGCCGCGTGCCGCTGCGGACGGCGGCCTACATGGTGGGCGTCGGCCGCGTCGCCCGGGCCACGGCCCTCGGCGGCATCGCCTGA
- the mgtE gene encoding magnesium transporter MgtE produces MPTVNPILIPELRAMLAEGDVAGLREVAAELHPATVAEFTEGLDDRELWRALEAAPVDRQAEIFPYYPLARQVDLVKAGGREHLGTLLEHMAPDNRADLLRALDPDLVEEILPLVAKAERHDIRMLLSCPEGSAGALMTTEYASLPADVTAGEAIARLRSQAPNSESIYYIYVLDADRRLLGFVSLRDLILARPTALVSDLMQRDPISVRVEEPREQVVEKLARFDFIAIPVVDDHDRLVGIVTHDDVLDAVRQEATDEAQRIAAISPLGAGYLEAAIVSMTWKRGVWLAILFATAAVTAMVLAKWRSPHAWLVAFIPLVIASGGNSGNQSATLVITALSTGDCTLGDWPRILRRELALGLLLGGLLAIPGYCLALVYAPTPAAALVIPLTVLGVVLMGTLVGSALPLLFRSLGLDPALMSNPFVSAIVDIVGLVLYMGIALAVLGG; encoded by the coding sequence ATGCCCACCGTCAATCCCATCCTGATCCCCGAACTGCGGGCGATGCTCGCCGAGGGGGACGTGGCCGGCCTGCGCGAGGTGGCCGCGGAACTCCATCCGGCCACGGTGGCCGAGTTCACCGAGGGCCTCGACGACCGCGAACTGTGGCGAGCGCTGGAGGCGGCACCCGTCGACCGGCAGGCGGAGATCTTTCCCTACTACCCGCTCGCCCGGCAGGTCGACCTCGTCAAGGCGGGCGGCCGCGAGCACCTCGGAACGCTGCTCGAGCACATGGCCCCGGACAACCGGGCGGACCTGCTCCGCGCCCTCGACCCCGACCTCGTCGAGGAGATCCTGCCGCTCGTGGCCAAGGCCGAGCGGCACGACATCCGCATGCTCCTCTCCTGCCCGGAGGGCTCGGCCGGCGCGCTGATGACGACCGAATACGCGTCGCTCCCGGCGGACGTCACGGCCGGGGAGGCGATCGCCCGGCTCCGCTCCCAGGCCCCGAACAGCGAATCGATCTACTACATCTACGTCCTCGACGCCGACCGCCGCCTGCTCGGCTTCGTGTCGCTCCGCGACCTGATCCTCGCCCGCCCCACGGCCCTCGTCTCCGACCTCATGCAGCGCGACCCGATCAGCGTCCGCGTCGAGGAGCCGCGCGAGCAGGTCGTGGAGAAACTGGCCCGCTTCGACTTCATCGCCATCCCCGTGGTGGACGATCATGACCGGCTGGTCGGCATCGTCACGCACGACGACGTCCTCGACGCAGTCCGCCAGGAGGCCACCGACGAGGCGCAGCGGATCGCCGCCATCTCGCCCCTCGGCGCCGGCTACCTCGAGGCGGCGATCGTCTCGATGACCTGGAAGCGGGGCGTCTGGCTGGCGATCCTGTTCGCCACGGCCGCCGTCACGGCGATGGTGCTGGCGAAGTGGCGGTCGCCGCACGCCTGGCTGGTGGCCTTCATCCCTCTGGTGATCGCCAGCGGCGGCAACTCCGGCAACCAGTCGGCCACGCTCGTGATCACGGCGCTCTCCACGGGCGACTGCACGCTCGGCGACTGGCCGCGGATCCTGCGGCGTGAACTGGCCCTCGGCCTGCTCCTCGGCGGCCTGCTGGCTATTCCGGGCTACTGCCTGGCGCTGGTCTACGCGCCGACGCCGGCGGCGGCGCTGGTGATCCCGCTCACGGTCCTCGGCGTCGTCCTGATGGGGACGCTCGTCGGTTCCGCCCTGCCGCTCCTGTTCCGCTCGCTCGGCCTCGACCCGGCCCTGATGAGCAACCCGTTCGTATCGGCGATCGTCGACATCGTCGGCCTCGTGCTCTACATGGGCATCGCGCTGGCAGTCCTCGGCGGCTGA